A genomic window from Sparus aurata chromosome 14, fSpaAur1.1, whole genome shotgun sequence includes:
- the tspan11 gene encoding tetraspanin-11, producing the protein MSAVYKDDQEDWLTVCLKYLLFVFNFLFWVGGAAVLGVGVWTVLEKSDYLSLLASSTFAVSAYILILAGGLVVVTGFLGCCAVIREQRSCLSTYFFCLLVIFLIELVAGVLAYVYYQRLSEELKQHLNQTMTENYAQPGKEAITLAVDRLQQDFKCCGSNNSHDWTMSVYISSKPADGRVVPDSCCKTITPHCGKRDHPSNIYKVEGGCITKLEQFLADHLLVIGAVGIGVACLQICGMVFTSCLYRRINTEPY; encoded by the exons ATGTCAGCGGTTTATAAAGATGACCAGGAGGACTGGCTGACGGTGTGTCTGAAGTacctgctctttgttttcaacTTTCTCTTCTGG GTTGGTGGAGCAGCGGTTTTGGGTGTAGGAGTTTGGACTGTGCTGGAGAAGAGTGACTACTTGAGTCTGCTGGCCTCCAGCACTTTTGCTGTCTCAGCTTATATCCTCATCCTGGCCGGCGGCCTGGTAGTGGTTACAGGCTTCTTGGGCTGCTGTGCTGTCATCCGGGAACAGAGGAGCTGTCTTTCCACG TACTTCTTCTGCCTGCTGGTGATCTTCTTAATTGAACTGGTGGCTGGAGTACTGGCTTATGTCTATTACCAGAGG CTGAGCGAGGAACTGAAGCAGCATCTAAATCAGACTATGACGGAGAACTACGCCCAGCCAGGGAAGGAGGCTATCACATTAGCCGTGGACAGACTACAACAGGAC TTCAAGTGCTGTGGCagcaacaactcccatgattgGACGATGAGCGTGTACATTTCGTCTAAGCCGGCGGACGGAAGGGTGGTGCCCGACAGCTGCTGTAAAACCATCACCCCTCACTGTGGCAAGAGAGACCACCCTTCCAACATCTACAAAGTGGAG ggTGGCTGCATCACTAAGCTGGAGCAGTTTCTGGCGGACCACCTGTTGGTCATTGGTGCTGTGGGAATAGGAGTGGCTTGTCTGCAG aTCTGTGGAATGGTGTTCACCAGCTGCTTGTACAGAAGGATCAACACAGAGCCTTACTGA
- the LOC115595151 gene encoding zinc finger protein RFP-like, producing MATASSLLSEEKFLCSVCLDVFTEPVSTPCGHNFCRPCIHKCWDSSDVCQCPLCNRTFSPRPELHVNTFVSELAAEFKTQVQVKASTPEPQLPETEDVLCDFCSEIKEKAVKSCLMCLMSFCKLHLEPHQRVAILKSHTLLDPVKNLDDRMCKTHNKITELYCRTDQVCVCALCLKTDHKGHNVVSLEEEYEAVMAKKDETIANIQKMIQSRSEKIVEIETSVDVGQKEAEKEKDASVQVFTDLICSIQRSQTELVEMIEERYRATKLKAEGFLTELKTEISELESRRNQLEQLSQSEDHLHFVQSFQTLCSPVNKDWSNTGVHSDLCFETLRGAVTRLKDRVDEIMEELPDIRMKRMREHAVDLTFDPDTAHCSLAISQDGKQVKSGNIDQEVPDNPKRFETNLNVLAKEGFTTGKFYYEVQVTGKIKWIIGVVRESVDRKKNIPLSVKNGYWTIWLDEGKYKACTTFTNKLTLTEELQKVAVFVDCNKGSVSFHNADSKSHIYSYTGYKFTEKLYPYFCLQSYMNGTNSAPLIISPLPQTH from the coding sequence ATGGCGACTGCCAGCAGTCTGCTATCAGAGGAGAAGTTCctgtgctctgtgtgtctggatgtgttcactgagcCAGTCTCaacaccatgtggacacaacttctgcagGCCATGTATCCACAAGTGTTGGGACAGCAGTGATGTTTGCCAGTGTCCATTGTGCAACAGAACATTTTCTCCCAGACCTGAACTCCATGTCAACACTTTTGTGTCTGAGTTAGCTGCTGAGTTTAAGACTCAAGTTCAAGTCAAAGCCTCGACTCCAGAGCCACAACTTCCTGAAACAGAAGATGTTCTCTGTGATTTCTGCTCTGAGATAAAGGAGAAGGCTGTTAAATCTTGCCTGATGTGTCTAATGTCTTTCTGTAAGTTGCACCTAGAGCCACATCAGAGAGTTGCTATTCTAAAGAGCCACACATTATTAGACCCTGTGAAGAATCTGGATGACAGGATGTGCAAGACGCACAACAAgataacagaactgtactgtcgGACTGACCAGGTCTGTGTTTGTGCGTTGTGTTTGAAAACTGATCACAAGGGTCACAATGTTGTCTCACTTGAGGAAGAATATGAAGCTGTGATGGCAAAAAAAGATGAGACAATAGCAAATATCCAGAAGATGATCCAATCACGGTCAGAGAAGATAGTTGAGATTGAAACCTCAGTTGATGTCGGGCAGAAAGaagctgagaaagagaaagacgcCAGTGTGCAGGTCTTCACCGACTTGATCTGCTCCATTCAGAGAAGCCAGACCGAGCTCGTCGAGATGATCGAGGAGAGGTACAGAGCAACAAAACTAAAGGCTGAAGGTTTTCTCACAGAGCTGAAGACAGAAATCTCTGAACTAGAAAGCAGAAGAAACCAGCTGGAGCAGCTGTCACAGTCTGAGGATCACCTGCATTTTGTCCAGAGCTTCCAAACATTGTGCTCTCCTGTAAACAAGGACTGGAGCAACACTGGTGTTCACAGTGACCTGTGTTTTGAGACACTGAGAGGTGCAGTGACTCGTCTCAAAGACAGAGTTGATGAAATAATGGAAGAGCTTCCTGACATCAGAATGAAAAGAATGAGAGAACATGCAGTGGACTTGACTTTTGACCCTGACACAGCTCACTGCTCACTTGCCATAAGCCAGGATGGAAAACAAGTGAAGAGTGGAAACATAGACCAGGAAGTTCCCGACAATCCAAAGAGATTTGAAACTAATTTGAATGTTTTGGCAAAGGAGGGGTTCACAACAGGGAAGTTTTACTATGAGGTGCAAGTGACAGGAAAGATTAAGTGGATCATTGGAGTGGTCAGAGAGTCTGTTGATAGAAAGAAGAACATACCTCTGTCAGTTAAAAATGGTTACTGGACCATTTGGCTTGATGAAGGTAAATATAAAGCATGTACAACATTTACTAATAAACTCACACTGACAGAAGAGCTACAGAAGGTTGCTGTCTTTGTAGACTGTAACAAGGGATCAGTTTCTTTCCATAATGCAGATTCTAAATCACACATCTATTCTTACACTGGCTACAAGTTTACAGAGAAACTGTATCCATACTTCTGCCTTCAGAGCTACATGAACGGAACAAACTCTGCCCCTCTCATCATATCACCTTTACCTCAAACACACTGA